From Vibrio crassostreae, one genomic window encodes:
- a CDS encoding FimV/HubP family polar landmark protein, protein MFQIFKPWLMPFAFIIATQISVVRADSIRVVGPNGQIQSAPTFSEPLQRAQSNSAEPSRFYGPTRSSETLWSIASKLRPDNSVSVQQTLLAIYRLNPQAFENQNIHSLLPASNLRVPSLEQTRASSTQQAINIMNSHLAKLDAPASKPVASKPKNSSSDAKNTTPAKQVSSAETAKKPLSLTQSSLEQSAPTQEMNKLEKQLELSETELLSLEEKNHQLRLMLSNVQSEVDELKTELSDEDRIRSEVEKLLDEERRKNAEIEKMAPSAMDELLSNGWLVAALAIIPGLLLGLIIVMLLGRRSKNDEQQQTTQEQPIQPEPSVVAPIALGDEMDDLNELSLDDDLFGTEDDANKLFDDQALAEEDDVFAGLDESDLDFNLDGEDDDPFASIGENGDLDTNFDDLDLDSSNGISVNGEEKALGLEEMERALDKTAESALDTDEVDFDLSDDNAMSADDIEALLSQEGETEDLGSNELDQSLLDDLFALDDEDDDSFDIDALISEEQSNSPSNTEAPASDDFDIDALISEQQSDTKPADLSNDDFDIDALISEQQSPEPASPTANDDIDDIFAQVAAQNDQANDPFNLDNDDEIATNLNSGLASDDDIENILSQFDKPIVDEEPQDSVDLLDEQLAGDDVDLSHSTDLLDEMLEDESGDESESEPLGFDSLSELEELSGLSTDDDLNIAEDSTETLDELIGDSDDDDFELDAESTDLLDDFLDSELSGDGLSVDEADAPKAESLDPFDDLLTTGIEDELESEEKAFDKELDAAFGFDNANDESANNADVEHTPLTSETSEVEPEQASDISETPQSEAVSDESLDSKLIQESADVKPDNDEDFNRDDFIDDLFGVAPATDALLDDSLETTDEALIDELMTSDDNDSLPATEEPAEPSLENTVESEQAHFSNSNQVSSEESASSVEDDELDIDSLLSENSDFDKPDFEERVQEETAQQEPEPKEADVQEQREDIAASFEDQASPSSLNDISDDDEETVEDWLAEAIDDVESPANVTSDFDFEPKIQGSDQFEDVVESLPEPEPEPEPEPEPEPEPEPEPEPEPVRAANMPEIIPNEFGVPQDDDWLIEDETSAPQALAETDATPEPVAPVVEPKLDAESQVEATPQAEVAEQESEDEFSFDDFELPEFGEEDALAEADAEATPESVVPAVETQAEAKSQDDEEFSFDDFELPEFSEEDALAEADAESTSEPATPDIDSQPSVESQLTAEPQLEAAPQAETAKPESEEEFSFDDFELPEFGEEDALAEVVSEPDEAQLEQDLSDGTEKFEFDDLDLPEYDEESAKADSVLDDIEQSSAEPVAEDEGVEFNELDLPEYGEDEAISDAFAEKPTPLTSFSPQGEEQDALHDLFSNPQSFSHAEDFSNAQDSELAGFAQPEESLSAASELNSTPAAVQDEPLEGFDDFDETALAELLSEDVQDSVDNMFDKPLDATSIDSAGLDIDAMLEVGGEDWKGFNLAPEQQSSMHNDVPDDQQEIWASAEQQAEPKIKEENWAQQDNLTESGSSRDKQYMTIDELMAQVEQEGEEVINPDDEELKLDVGLNEFPDVIGDIGNYDVDSNAEAAGKLDLAKIYIEMSDSQGAIKLLEEAIVDGSDDIRREAKNLIDSLNGR, encoded by the coding sequence ATGTTTCAAATTTTCAAGCCGTGGTTAATGCCTTTTGCCTTTATCATTGCGACTCAGATTTCCGTTGTTCGTGCAGATTCCATTCGAGTTGTAGGGCCTAATGGTCAGATACAATCAGCGCCTACGTTTTCAGAACCTCTTCAAAGAGCGCAATCGAATAGCGCTGAGCCTTCACGTTTCTATGGTCCAACTCGCAGCTCAGAGACATTGTGGTCTATTGCTTCAAAGTTACGCCCTGATAACTCCGTTTCAGTCCAACAAACCCTGTTGGCTATTTATCGCTTAAACCCACAAGCGTTTGAAAACCAGAATATCCATAGTCTGCTGCCTGCCAGCAATTTACGTGTGCCTTCTTTAGAGCAAACACGTGCAAGTTCGACGCAGCAAGCTATCAACATCATGAACTCACATCTTGCTAAGCTTGATGCTCCTGCGAGCAAGCCTGTCGCTTCAAAACCAAAAAACTCGAGTTCTGATGCAAAAAATACTACTCCTGCCAAGCAAGTAAGCTCTGCTGAAACTGCAAAAAAACCATTGTCTCTAACTCAGTCTTCTCTAGAACAATCCGCTCCAACCCAAGAGATGAACAAGTTAGAGAAGCAGCTAGAGCTTTCAGAAACTGAACTCTTGTCACTTGAAGAGAAAAACCACCAACTTCGTTTGATGTTGTCGAATGTTCAATCGGAAGTTGATGAACTAAAAACTGAGCTCAGTGATGAAGACCGCATTCGTAGCGAAGTGGAAAAGCTGCTTGATGAAGAGCGCAGAAAGAACGCCGAAATTGAAAAGATGGCACCAAGTGCCATGGACGAATTGTTATCGAATGGTTGGTTAGTGGCGGCTCTTGCGATTATTCCAGGTCTGCTACTTGGTTTGATCATTGTGATGTTGTTAGGCCGTCGTTCTAAAAATGATGAGCAACAGCAAACTACTCAAGAGCAACCGATTCAGCCAGAACCAAGCGTCGTCGCGCCTATTGCATTGGGCGACGAGATGGATGACCTTAACGAGCTGTCGTTAGACGATGATTTGTTTGGTACGGAAGATGACGCCAACAAGTTGTTTGACGATCAAGCGCTAGCTGAAGAAGACGATGTCTTTGCCGGTTTAGATGAGTCGGATCTCGATTTTAACCTCGACGGTGAAGATGATGACCCGTTTGCCAGCATTGGCGAAAACGGTGATTTAGACACTAACTTCGATGATCTTGATTTAGACAGCAGCAACGGCATTAGTGTTAATGGCGAAGAGAAGGCTCTTGGTCTTGAAGAGATGGAGCGCGCACTCGATAAAACAGCGGAAAGCGCACTTGATACAGATGAAGTCGATTTTGACCTTTCTGATGATAACGCAATGTCTGCTGATGACATTGAAGCCTTGTTATCTCAAGAGGGTGAAACTGAGGACTTAGGCTCTAACGAGCTAGACCAATCTTTATTAGATGATCTGTTTGCTCTTGATGACGAAGATGATGACAGCTTTGATATTGATGCGTTGATTTCGGAAGAGCAAAGTAATTCGCCGTCTAACACTGAAGCACCAGCAAGCGATGATTTTGACATTGATGCACTTATCTCAGAACAACAAAGCGATACCAAGCCTGCTGATTTGAGCAATGACGATTTTGATATTGATGCTCTAATCTCTGAACAACAGAGCCCTGAGCCTGCGTCACCGACAGCAAATGACGATATTGATGACATCTTTGCCCAGGTTGCCGCTCAGAACGATCAAGCGAATGACCCTTTCAACCTCGATAACGACGATGAGATTGCCACTAACCTAAACAGTGGTTTAGCGTCTGATGATGATATCGAAAACATTTTGTCTCAGTTCGATAAGCCAATCGTAGATGAAGAACCTCAAGACAGCGTTGATCTGCTTGATGAGCAATTGGCTGGGGATGACGTTGATCTAAGTCACTCGACCGACCTTCTTGATGAAATGTTGGAAGACGAATCGGGTGATGAGTCTGAAAGTGAGCCTTTAGGTTTTGATTCATTATCTGAACTTGAAGAGCTTTCTGGTTTATCGACCGATGATGACCTAAACATCGCAGAAGACAGCACGGAAACCTTGGATGAACTGATAGGTGATTCTGACGATGATGATTTCGAACTTGATGCCGAAAGTACCGACTTATTGGATGACTTCCTTGATAGTGAATTGTCAGGTGATGGGCTGTCAGTAGACGAAGCAGATGCCCCAAAAGCGGAATCTTTAGACCCGTTTGATGACTTACTGACAACTGGCATTGAAGACGAGCTTGAATCTGAAGAGAAGGCGTTTGATAAAGAGCTAGACGCGGCCTTTGGTTTTGACAACGCTAACGATGAGTCTGCAAATAACGCAGACGTTGAGCATACTCCGTTAACCTCTGAAACATCTGAAGTTGAGCCTGAGCAAGCGTCGGATATAAGTGAAACACCACAATCTGAAGCCGTTAGTGATGAGTCGTTAGATTCGAAACTGATCCAAGAAAGTGCTGACGTTAAGCCAGATAATGATGAAGACTTTAATCGTGATGACTTTATCGATGATTTGTTCGGTGTCGCACCGGCAACGGATGCTTTACTTGATGACTCGCTAGAAACGACAGACGAAGCGTTGATTGATGAGTTAATGACTTCTGATGACAACGATTCGCTGCCAGCGACAGAAGAGCCTGCTGAACCATCTCTTGAAAATACGGTTGAATCAGAGCAAGCGCATTTTTCAAACAGCAACCAAGTATCATCGGAAGAAAGCGCATCATCGGTTGAAGATGATGAACTGGATATCGACTCGCTGTTATCTGAAAATTCTGATTTTGACAAACCAGATTTTGAAGAGCGAGTTCAAGAAGAAACCGCACAACAAGAACCAGAGCCGAAAGAAGCCGACGTCCAAGAGCAACGTGAAGACATCGCTGCTAGCTTTGAAGATCAAGCTTCACCATCCTCTTTAAATGATATCTCTGACGATGATGAAGAGACGGTTGAAGATTGGTTAGCTGAAGCGATCGACGATGTAGAGTCGCCTGCGAACGTTACCTCTGATTTTGACTTTGAACCGAAGATCCAAGGTAGCGATCAGTTTGAAGATGTCGTTGAATCCTTGCCAGAGCCAGAGCCAGAGCCAGAGCCAGAGCCAGAGCCAGAGCCAGAGCCAGAGCCAGAGCCAGAGCCAGAGCCAGTTCGTGCTGCCAATATGCCAGAAATTATTCCAAATGAATTTGGCGTACCACAAGACGACGATTGGCTGATTGAAGATGAGACGTCTGCACCACAAGCATTAGCAGAAACTGACGCAACACCAGAACCTGTAGCACCTGTTGTTGAACCTAAATTAGACGCTGAATCGCAAGTTGAAGCTACTCCACAAGCGGAAGTAGCAGAACAAGAAAGCGAAGACGAATTCTCGTTTGATGACTTCGAATTACCTGAGTTTGGTGAAGAAGACGCACTGGCGGAAGCTGATGCTGAAGCAACACCAGAATCAGTAGTACCTGCTGTTGAGACTCAAGCTGAAGCTAAGAGTCAAGACGACGAAGAGTTTTCGTTTGATGACTTTGAGTTGCCAGAGTTTAGTGAAGAAGACGCACTGGCGGAAGCTGATGCTGAATCAACATCAGAGCCAGCAACGCCTGATATCGACTCTCAACCAAGTGTTGAATCGCAACTAACCGCTGAGCCTCAGCTAGAGGCTGCACCACAGGCTGAAACTGCGAAACCAGAAAGCGAAGAAGAGTTCTCGTTTGATGATTTTGAGCTGCCAGAATTCGGTGAAGAAGATGCATTAGCTGAAGTTGTTAGCGAACCAGACGAAGCTCAATTAGAACAAGATCTATCTGATGGCACTGAGAAGTTCGAATTCGATGACCTTGATCTGCCTGAATACGATGAAGAGAGTGCGAAAGCCGATTCTGTCTTAGATGATATTGAGCAAAGCAGTGCTGAGCCAGTAGCAGAAGATGAAGGCGTAGAGTTCAATGAACTTGATTTACCAGAATACGGTGAAGATGAAGCCATCTCTGATGCTTTTGCTGAGAAGCCAACACCGCTAACGTCTTTCAGTCCACAAGGCGAAGAGCAGGATGCGTTGCATGATTTGTTCTCAAACCCGCAGAGCTTCAGTCACGCTGAAGATTTCTCGAATGCACAAGATTCTGAGTTGGCTGGTTTTGCACAGCCAGAAGAATCACTGAGCGCTGCGTCAGAGCTAAACTCAACGCCTGCAGCGGTTCAAGACGAGCCACTAGAAGGCTTTGATGACTTTGATGAGACAGCATTAGCTGAGTTGCTTTCTGAAGATGTTCAAGACTCTGTCGACAACATGTTCGATAAGCCATTGGATGCAACATCGATTGATAGTGCAGGGCTAGATATTGATGCCATGCTAGAAGTTGGCGGCGAAGACTGGAAAGGCTTTAACCTAGCGCCAGAGCAACAATCGAGCATGCATAATGATGTGCCTGATGACCAACAAGAGATTTGGGCGTCGGCTGAACAGCAAGCTGAACCGAAGATCAAAGAAGAGAACTGGGCTCAACAAGACAACCTAACCGAATCAGGCAGCAGCCGTGATAAGCAATACATGACCATTGATGAACTGATGGCTCAAGTCGAGCAAGAAGGTGAAGAGGTCATTAATCCGGATGATGAAGAGCTTAAACTGGATGTTGGCCTAAATGAATTCCCAGACGTTATCGGCGACATTGGCAACTATGATGTTGATAGCAACGCAGAGGCTGCAGGTAAGCTTGATTTGGCTAAAATTTACATCGAGATGAGTGACTCGCAAGGTGCAATTAAGCTTCTAGAAGAGGCAATCGTTGACGGTAGCGATGATATTCGTCGAGAGGCAAAAAACCTGATCGATTCGTTAAACGGTCGATAA
- the accD gene encoding acetyl-CoA carboxylase, carboxyltransferase subunit beta produces MSWLEKILEKSNIVTSRKASIPEGVWTKCTSCEQVLYHAELERNLEVCPKCDHHMRMKARRRLDTFLDKGERVELGTDLEPQDKLKFKDSKRYKERISAAQKNSGETDALVAMKGELLGLPIVACAFEFSFMGGSMGSVVGARFVKAVDAAIENNCGLVCFSASGGARMQEALMSLMQMAKTSAALERLSAKGLPFVSVMTDPTMGGVSASLAMLGDINIGEPKALIGFAGRRVIEQTVREDLPEGFQRSEFLLDHGAIDMIVDRREMRQRVASLVAKMTNQPSPLVVSVNDSPNEATYEVPEAPEKG; encoded by the coding sequence ATGAGTTGGCTTGAAAAGATTTTAGAAAAAAGCAACATCGTAACATCTCGTAAAGCGTCTATCCCTGAGGGTGTTTGGACTAAATGTACTTCTTGTGAGCAGGTTCTGTACCATGCTGAACTAGAGCGTAACCTAGAAGTATGTCCAAAATGTGACCATCACATGCGCATGAAAGCACGTCGTCGTCTGGATACATTCCTAGACAAAGGTGAGCGTGTTGAACTAGGTACTGATCTTGAGCCACAAGATAAGCTGAAATTTAAAGATTCTAAGCGTTACAAAGAACGTATCTCTGCTGCACAGAAAAACAGTGGTGAGACAGACGCACTAGTAGCAATGAAAGGCGAACTGCTTGGTTTACCTATCGTAGCGTGTGCTTTTGAATTCTCATTCATGGGCGGCTCAATGGGTTCTGTTGTAGGTGCTCGTTTTGTTAAAGCGGTTGATGCTGCAATTGAAAACAACTGTGGTTTAGTTTGTTTCTCTGCAAGTGGTGGTGCGCGTATGCAAGAGGCATTGATGTCTCTAATGCAAATGGCGAAAACCAGTGCTGCTCTAGAGCGTTTATCTGCGAAAGGCCTACCGTTTGTTTCAGTAATGACTGATCCAACAATGGGTGGTGTTTCTGCAAGTTTGGCGATGCTTGGCGATATCAACATTGGTGAGCCAAAAGCACTTATCGGTTTCGCTGGACGTCGTGTAATTGAACAAACGGTACGTGAAGACCTTCCTGAAGGTTTCCAACGCAGTGAGTTCCTACTAGACCACGGTGCTATCGACATGATTGTTGACCGTCGTGAGATGCGTCAGCGCGTTGCAAGCCTTGTTGCTAAAATGACCAACCAGCCTTCACCATTAGTAGTTTCTGTGAACGATTCACCGAATGAAGCTACTTATGAAGTACCAGAAGCGCCAGAAAAAGGGTAA
- the truA gene encoding tRNA pseudouridine(38-40) synthase TruA, whose protein sequence is MKIALGIEYNGTHYFGWQRQRDVKSVQEELEKALSVVANHPVEVMCAGRTDAGVHGTGQVVHFETNVDRKMVAWTMGANANMPKDIAVRWATEVNEDFHARFSATARRYRYIIFNHALRPGILNSGVSHYHGHLDEKKMHEAGQYLLGENDFTSFRATHCQSRSPWRNMIHLNVTRHGHYIVIDIKANAFVHHMVRNITGSLIAVGKGEQKPEWIQWLLEAKDRKVAGATAKAEGLYLVDVDYPEHFELPREPIGPLFLPDNLN, encoded by the coding sequence ATGAAAATTGCTTTAGGTATTGAATATAACGGTACCCACTACTTTGGTTGGCAGCGCCAACGAGACGTGAAAAGTGTCCAAGAAGAATTGGAAAAGGCTCTTTCAGTTGTCGCGAATCACCCTGTAGAAGTTATGTGCGCAGGTCGTACAGATGCCGGTGTTCACGGTACGGGACAAGTCGTTCACTTTGAAACTAATGTCGATCGTAAAATGGTGGCATGGACAATGGGCGCGAATGCCAACATGCCAAAAGATATTGCGGTTCGTTGGGCGACAGAAGTGAATGAGGATTTCCATGCTCGTTTCTCAGCAACTGCCCGCCGTTATCGCTACATTATCTTTAACCATGCACTTCGCCCAGGCATTTTGAATTCAGGCGTGAGCCATTATCATGGTCATCTTGATGAGAAAAAAATGCACGAAGCGGGTCAGTACTTACTTGGTGAGAATGACTTCACTTCGTTCAGGGCAACACATTGTCAATCCCGTAGCCCATGGAGAAACATGATTCACTTGAATGTGACTCGCCATGGACACTACATTGTGATCGATATTAAAGCGAATGCGTTTGTTCACCACATGGTGAGGAATATTACTGGTAGCCTTATTGCCGTTGGTAAGGGTGAGCAGAAACCAGAGTGGATCCAGTGGCTTTTAGAAGCTAAAGATCGAAAAGTAGCCGGCGCAACTGCAAAAGCGGAAGGTTTGTATCTGGTGGATGTTGATTACCCCGAACATTTTGAACTACCACGAGAGCCAATTGGTCCTCTATTTTTGCCGGATAATTTGAACTAA
- a CDS encoding aspartate-semialdehyde dehydrogenase — protein sequence MSQEFNIAILGATGAVGETILEVLKERKFPVGELHLLASERSEGKTSRFNGKTIQVQNVEDFDWSQVHIAFFSAGSELSERWAPIAADEGVVVIDNTSRFRYEYDVPLVVPEVNPEAIAEFRNRNIIANPNCSTIQMVVALKPIHDEVGLERINVSTYQSVSGAGKPGIDELAGQTAKLLNGMPAENSAFSQQIAFNCIPQIDEFTENGYTREEMKMVWETQKIFADSSITVNPTCVRVPVFYGHAESLHIETRAPIGAEQVVQLLENTEGVEVFQALDFPTQVRDAGGKDHVMVGRIRNDISHHSGVNMWVVADNVRKGAATNAVQIAEVLIRDYF from the coding sequence ATGAGCCAAGAATTTAATATTGCTATTTTAGGTGCGACTGGTGCGGTTGGTGAAACCATTCTTGAAGTACTTAAAGAGCGTAAATTCCCTGTCGGTGAACTGCACTTACTAGCAAGTGAACGTAGTGAAGGCAAAACTTCCCGTTTTAACGGCAAAACAATACAAGTACAAAACGTAGAAGACTTCGATTGGTCTCAAGTACATATTGCGTTTTTCTCTGCAGGTAGCGAACTTTCAGAGCGTTGGGCTCCAATTGCTGCTGATGAAGGTGTTGTTGTTATCGATAACACATCACGTTTCCGTTACGAATACGATGTTCCTCTGGTTGTGCCTGAAGTGAACCCTGAAGCAATTGCTGAGTTCCGTAACCGTAACATCATCGCGAACCCTAACTGCTCGACTATCCAAATGGTAGTAGCGCTAAAACCAATTCACGATGAAGTGGGTCTTGAGCGTATTAACGTCTCAACTTACCAATCTGTGTCTGGTGCAGGTAAGCCAGGTATCGATGAGCTAGCGGGTCAAACAGCTAAGCTTCTTAACGGTATGCCAGCTGAAAATTCAGCGTTCTCACAACAGATCGCTTTCAACTGTATTCCTCAAATCGATGAATTTACAGAGAACGGCTACACGCGTGAAGAGATGAAGATGGTTTGGGAAACTCAAAAAATCTTTGCTGATTCTTCAATCACAGTGAACCCGACTTGTGTTCGCGTACCAGTATTCTACGGTCACGCAGAATCTCTACACATTGAAACTCGCGCGCCTATCGGTGCAGAGCAAGTGGTTCAGCTTCTAGAGAACACAGAAGGTGTTGAAGTATTCCAAGCGCTAGACTTCCCAACTCAAGTTCGTGATGCCGGTGGTAAAGACCACGTAATGGTTGGTCGTATTCGTAACGACATCAGCCATCACAGCGGCGTGAACATGTGGGTTGTAGCTGATAACGTTCGTAAAGGCGCGGCAACAAACGCAGTTCAAATCGCTGAAGTTCTGATTCGCGATTACTTCTAA
- a CDS encoding 4-phosphoerythronate dehydrogenase has product MKILIDENMPYAEALFSQLGEVTMKSGRTLTADDLVDVDALMIRSVTKVNESLISKANKLKFVGTATAGMDHVDQELMKERGIFFTAAPGCNKVGVAEYAFSAMMVLAQQQGFSVFDKTVGIIGCGQVGSYLAKCLEGIGIKVLLNDPLKQQEGDSREFTELETLLEQSDVITLHTPITKTGEFPTHHLINDQVLNNLRADQILINAARGPVVDNQALKARLQKADGFTAVLDVFEFEPEVDFELLPLLAFATPHVAGYGLEGKARGTTMIFNSYCEFLGTEQRAYASDLLPTAPVPQMKLDRAWDEATLHNLTQLIYDVRKDDALFRRNIATPGSFDKMRKEYWDRREYSAVELTGDESCNLTPLSKLGFMVKPTL; this is encoded by the coding sequence ATGAAAATCTTAATCGACGAAAATATGCCTTACGCTGAAGCGCTATTTAGCCAGCTAGGGGAAGTGACAATGAAGTCTGGTCGCACATTAACAGCTGACGACCTAGTTGACGTAGACGCATTGATGATTCGCTCTGTTACCAAAGTAAACGAGTCATTAATCAGCAAAGCCAATAAGCTGAAGTTTGTCGGGACTGCGACGGCTGGTATGGATCACGTTGACCAAGAATTGATGAAAGAGCGTGGCATTTTCTTTACTGCGGCTCCTGGCTGTAACAAGGTGGGTGTTGCTGAGTACGCGTTCAGTGCGATGATGGTTCTTGCGCAGCAGCAAGGCTTCTCTGTTTTTGATAAAACGGTTGGTATTATCGGCTGTGGTCAAGTGGGCAGCTACTTAGCGAAGTGCTTAGAAGGCATAGGTATTAAAGTTCTGCTGAACGATCCTCTAAAACAACAAGAGGGTGATTCTCGCGAATTTACTGAGCTAGAGACTCTGCTTGAGCAATCAGACGTTATTACATTGCACACGCCAATCACTAAGACGGGTGAGTTTCCAACGCATCACTTGATCAATGATCAAGTGCTGAACAACTTACGTGCTGATCAAATTCTGATTAATGCCGCTCGTGGCCCTGTGGTGGATAACCAAGCGCTAAAAGCTCGTTTACAAAAAGCTGATGGATTTACTGCGGTTCTTGATGTATTTGAGTTTGAACCTGAAGTCGACTTTGAACTTCTTCCGTTACTCGCTTTTGCAACTCCTCACGTAGCGGGCTACGGTTTAGAGGGTAAAGCGCGTGGTACCACGATGATCTTCAACAGTTATTGTGAGTTTTTAGGTACTGAACAGCGTGCGTATGCAAGTGACTTATTGCCGACAGCGCCTGTACCTCAAATGAAATTAGATAGAGCTTGGGATGAAGCAACACTGCACAATTTGACTCAGTTGATCTATGATGTGCGCAAAGACGACGCCTTATTCCGTCGCAATATCGCTACGCCGGGTTCTTTTGACAAGATGCGTAAAGAATATTGGGACCGTAGAGAATACAGTGCAGTCGAGTTAACGGGCGACGAATCTTGTAATTTAACGCCGTTATCTAAACTCGGTTTTATGGTAAAGCCAACTTTATAA
- the folC gene encoding bifunctional tetrahydrofolate synthase/dihydrofolate synthase, with amino-acid sequence MSQQPIPQATSSLEMWLDYLSNIHTSAIDLGLDRVQAVASKANLTKPAQHVITVAGTNGKGSTCALMEAILLDAGYSVGVYSSPHLIRYNERVRINGQDLSDEKMVQSFDFIEKERGEISLSFFEYGTLAALRAFQTEAVDVVLLEVGLGGRLDATNIVEHDVSVITSLAVDHVDWLGDDINVIGFEKAGIYRSGKPAICGQPKPPATVAAHADDIKAEFYQVGIQYTYDVDGDTWNWRSGAFQLESLPIPSLPLPNAATALMALGTSELNISDVNVVNGMKNAKLPGRMQQISDQPVIVLDVAHNPHSAEYFAQQVTKKYAGKNLHVVVAMLHDKDIPATLEVLAPIATHWYPASLQGPRAATAAELCQSLPEGVEQYLNPVAAFEAALASVKGDDVVLVVGSFHTVGEVLEHWQKKGN; translated from the coding sequence ATGAGTCAACAACCTATTCCTCAAGCCACATCCTCTTTGGAGATGTGGCTTGATTATTTATCAAACATCCACACAAGCGCTATTGATCTTGGATTAGACCGAGTTCAGGCCGTCGCCTCTAAGGCAAACCTCACCAAACCTGCTCAACATGTTATTACTGTTGCCGGAACCAATGGCAAAGGCTCAACATGTGCACTGATGGAAGCGATTCTATTGGACGCTGGTTACTCAGTTGGTGTCTACAGCTCTCCTCACTTAATTCGCTATAACGAACGTGTTCGTATCAACGGCCAAGATCTCTCTGATGAAAAGATGGTTCAGTCTTTCGATTTTATTGAGAAAGAGCGTGGCGAAATCAGCCTGAGCTTTTTCGAATATGGCACTTTAGCGGCGTTACGTGCATTTCAAACTGAAGCGGTTGATGTTGTGCTATTAGAAGTTGGTTTAGGCGGACGTCTAGACGCGACCAATATCGTTGAGCATGATGTTTCCGTGATTACTAGTTTGGCTGTCGACCATGTTGACTGGCTAGGTGATGACATCAATGTGATTGGTTTTGAGAAAGCGGGCATTTATCGTAGTGGTAAACCCGCTATTTGTGGTCAACCTAAACCACCGGCAACGGTTGCAGCGCACGCTGATGACATTAAGGCTGAGTTCTATCAAGTTGGTATTCAATACACTTATGATGTTGACGGTGATACGTGGAACTGGCGCAGTGGTGCATTCCAGCTGGAATCGCTACCTATTCCGAGCTTGCCGTTACCTAACGCTGCAACAGCGCTGATGGCATTGGGCACATCAGAGCTTAATATTAGCGACGTGAACGTTGTTAACGGCATGAAGAATGCGAAGCTTCCTGGGCGTATGCAGCAAATTAGTGATCAACCCGTGATTGTGCTTGATGTGGCGCACAACCCGCATTCCGCTGAATACTTTGCGCAGCAAGTTACGAAAAAGTATGCGGGTAAAAATTTACACGTTGTAGTCGCCATGCTTCATGACAAAGATATTCCCGCGACATTGGAAGTATTAGCGCCAATCGCAACTCATTGGTATCCAGCTTCATTGCAAGGGCCACGTGCAGCGACAGCAGCTGAATTGTGTCAAAGCCTGCCTGAAGGTGTAGAGCAGTATCTAAACCCTGTAGCAGCGTTTGAAGCGGCTTTAGCTTCTGTTAAAGGTGATGATGTTGTGTTGGTGGTCGGTTCTTTCCATACCGTAGGCGAAGTCTTGGAGCATTGGCAGAAAAAAGGAAACTAA